From Arctopsyche grandis isolate Sample6627 chromosome 12, ASM5162203v2, whole genome shotgun sequence, one genomic window encodes:
- the pio gene encoding zona pellucida domain-containing protein piopio gives MPFGRRKTHTFTKLATFFLAISAQFLVLLPSSLSAQLPASHVSLGDDPVDSPGWYDHELTVQCTEDEMIISVSPRSSGVSFLDNDIYSKEAGFSGSIYPRDLGRATGCMARYRKTPGPVIYRLPLRACNTMPYTLDDGTTEYRNILMVQPHPRLVTGRGKSHEVSCKPPKPNPKFSISGSRVPHAARLTDYKPGDQFDVSTLVADSLPSCTMKIYKGDPVKKEVATSVKIGDPLTLEIALDKELGKHGLRITDCIVKDGLGWAQQNLINKEGCPLDNEIMGTFQYSKDGSKATVTFQAHKFPYTAGVYYQCNVKLCNKDNKEECKPVCDESNIRTKRQVDKDDEEEAPATIEVFSGLYVNEATDLPTNTDEVTKEKNPDDAVCISQRNFAIAICIAGLILMLAVVTAILVILARRRGPKSISNTGSSIYSGPYTNTGYSHTS, from the exons TCTCGCTTGGAGATGATCCTGTGGACTCTCCAGGATGGTACGACCACGAGTTGACGGTGCAGTGCACCGAGGACGAGATGATCATCAGCGTGAGTCCTCGCAGCAGCGGAGTGTCCTTCTTGGACAACGATATCTATTCCAA GGAGGCTGGTTTCAGTGGGTCAATATATCCAAGAGATTTAGGAAGAGCTACAGGATGTATGGCCAGGTATAGGAAAACTCCAGGACCTGTTATCTATCGCCTTCCGCTGAGGGCTTGCAATACCATGCCGTATACTTTG gACGATGGTACAACGGAGTATAGAAACATCCTGATGGTGCAGCCTCATCCTCGTTTGGTGACCGGCCGTGGAAAGTCTCACGAAGTATCTTGCAAGCCGCCTAAACCCAATcctaaattttcaatttcggGATCAAGAGTTCCTCACGCCGCTCGACTCACCGATTATAAACCTGGAGACCAATTCGA TGTGTCAACATTGGTAGCGGACTCGTTGCCGTCCTGCACgatgaaaatatacaaaggagatcCGGTGAAGAAAGAG GTTGCGACGAGTGTTAAGATCGGAGATCCTCTCACGCTCGAGATTGCTCTTGATAAAGAACTCGGCAAGCATGGTTTACGTATAACAGATTGTATTGTGAAAGACGGATTGGGTTGGGCACAACAGAATCTAATCAACAAGGAAGG TTGTCCGTTGGATAATGAAATAATGGGAACGTTCCAGTATTCTAAAGATGGATCCAAGGCTACAGTGACTTTCCAAGCACACAAATTCCCATACACGGCCGGCGTGTACTATCAATGCAATGTTAAATTGTGCAATAAGGACAATAAGGAGGAGTGT aaaCCAGTATGTGACGAAAGTAATATTCGTACCAAACGTCAAGTAGACAAAGACGATGAAGAAGAAGCACCCGCAACTATTGAAGTATTTTCAGGGCTTTACGTCAACGAGGCTACAGATTTGCCTACAAATACCGATGAAGTTACTAAAGAAAAg AATCCCGATGATGCAGTTTGCATATCGCAGAGAAATTTCGCAATTGCAATTTGCATCGCCGGTTTGATATTAATGTTGGCCGTTGTGACGGCCATCCTTGTCATCTTGGCCAGAAGAAGAGGTCCCAAGTCGATCAGCAACACGGGAAGCTCCATTTACAGCGGACCGTATACAAACACTGGTTACTCTCACACCAGTTAA
- the LOC143920400 gene encoding cytochrome c oxidase subunit 7C, mitochondrial-like yields MLGAASRAGGRLLRGVSLPTRTAIRQSSGHEMKPGDNLPFSLDNPYKLTLYFTLFFGSGIGIPFLAVRHQLLKA; encoded by the exons ATGTTGGGTGCTGCAAGTCGCGCTGGAGGAAGACTGCTCCGAGGAGTGTCCCTCCCCACCAGGACGGCCATCAGGCAGTCGAGTGGCCATGAAATGAAGCCCGGAGAT aaCTTGCCCTTCAGCTTGGACAACCCCTACAAGCTCACCCTCTACTTCACCCTGTTCTTCGGCTCGGGCATCGGCATTCCCTTCCTCGCCGTTCGTCACCAACTTCTCAAGGCCTAA